The DNA region GTGGTGCAGCAACTAAAACAAGAGTTGGCCTCTTCTAGGAACAGGATGAAGCAATTCGCGGATCGAAAGAGAAGCGACCGAGAGTTTGAAGTGGGAGAGCAAGTATACTTACGGCTAAGATACCAGCATCTGAAGTCCATTAGCCAACAGCCCGTGACTAAGTTAAGCCCTAAGTACTTTGGCCCGttcaccataaaaaaaaaaaaataggcaaaGTGGCCTATAAACTCTAGCTACCGGAAGGTACCCACATACACCCAGTTTTTCATGTATCCCTCCTTAAGAAATCCACTGGAATCGAACAAGTCAATTCAGCCTTGCCAACAACATCTAAGGAGAAGGAGAGGGATGAGCAGAGGGAGCCAGAGGCTATCATGGACAAAAGAGTGATTTATAACCATGGGATTCCCCTCATTCAAGTTTTGGTGAAATGGAGGCAGGAGGACGCTCACCATAGCACCTTGGAATATCTTCCAAGCTTACTGCAACAATTTTCGAGAGTTGCGAGCCTCCTCAGcgtttcttgaggacaagaaacgTCTCAAGGGGGGAAAGTTGTCACGAACCTGCCAcggatattttaattttttgctctTAGCCTAGTTTaatccttctccctctcttccaCTCCCCTCTGCCCGTCCTTGTATCACACATATTCAAGGACTTTCTCTTGTCTATCGTGACAGTGATGTATAAAAAGAACTGACCCAGCCATTTCAAATCATTGAATGAATTGATGTGAACTGAATTCCCGcctcctattctctctctctctctctctctctctctctctcgatccttCCCCCTTAATTCTCAAATTCCCTAACCCTCTTCCCTTCACTTTCCCCTCCAAATTCCCTTCTAAAATAGCTGAGAATTCCCCCATTAGATCTAGGATCTGACAACCATGAATTGACTTTTGAACTAAAATGTTGCCAGTCTGCTGCTTGCTAATATTTAGATTGATGTCATCGATTAGTTTCCAGACTTCATGCATCCTGCTCACACTAAACTGATGTCTATGCCTGGATTTACAAATTATTCTGAGTAATCTAGACTCATATATATTGTATACTTTGGCTGAAGGATTGTGGTATTGATGGAATTATGACCATGTGCACGAATACAGAATCTTTTTCCCTGGGGCCAATTCATGTTGCTGGTTTATTTCCTTCTGAAAGCACCACCTGAACAAATGTGTATCGTGTTATTTTGAATTGGATGCTCAAAATCCCTTTTGATATGGGattaagctatatatatgttttcttttttatatatatatagctgtatatataatattattgtggaattaatagaatatatatttgttttcttatatcacttttaaaaaatatgtaaaatgttAGGTTCTGGTTGATGGTCACATGATGATTTGTGGCTAGTTTTGCACTATTTTCATATTACACCAAACAGTGTGGAAATGCTGGCATTTATCATTTTTTCCATGattcaatctccctctcatGGTATTGAATGAGTCAGTGTTGGGTCTTTGCCATGTACATTGGGGGAACTGTTGAATCTCTGGCAACTAGAGAAAAAAGATCAAAACAACTGAGCTCAGTTGGATATCTCGAGGATATCTCTTGAAGTGCCAATAATTGCTGATTAAGTTGGTTTAAATGATGACACGAGTTACATCTGGAgttcacaaatatatatatcctGTTCTGTTATCAGACATTCAAAAGCAACAATAATTGTACTTTGGCTTAAACGAgtgattttatttgtttaattctcagaaaaggaaaattttctATTAGTTTCAATGACTGTTACTTGTGTGTGAGTATTTTCTACCTTGGAAATAAATTTATGGTTTGAGTTTGCCTATTTATGGTGttaatcttcttcttgttgtacTTGTTCCAATGGTGCTGCACAGCTTTGGCGGGATTATGGTATTTCAATATCCAAGCATTGCCCACTTTGCAAAGAGGGCTGATTAAATACATTATTGGAATCAAATTAATGCATTTATGCCTTTCATTCTTTTATCACTTTCATTCTTTTGTATCCTGTCCTTTGTCCTTATTCCAAATGATGGAAGTATGTCTAACAAGTTATTCTAGGTTGATAATCTGCTAGACACCGTGAAATGGGATGACAAAGGTTTGGCAGTTGCAATAGCTCAAAATATTGACTCAGGAGCCATCTTAATGCAAGGGTTCGCAAATAGGCATGCACTGGCAAGAACCATTTTCTCTCGTAAAGCAACATTTTACAGCAGGTCACGGTCAACATTATGGACAAAGGGGGAGACCTCCAAGAATTTCATTAATGTTCATGacatttttcttgattgtgaccGGGACTCTGTAAGTTCTGATGACTTCCGCAACCGCCATTATGTATATATCCCATCTCGATTACTCCTTAATTGGACCCATTTGTCAGATAATATATCTTGGGATGCCTGATGGCCCTACTTGCCACACGGGAGCAGAAACTTGTTATTACACCTCAGCTTTTGATTTCCTGAAGAATTCGGAGGTCCATATTCTATAACTTAGCATCTTTTACTACCCCCCCTGAACGCGTCTAGCTATTTTTCAGGTTTGTCTCTTTACTGGATTTTGATAGTAGTTTGGTTATGATAGGCCAAGGAAAGCAGGTTGGCTTTGACAACTCTGTTCTCATTGGAATCTGTGATTTCCAAGCGGAAAGCAGAGCTTTCAggacaagaaaatgagaaaccGTCGTGGACAAAACGGTTGTTGACTGACGACAAGTTATTGTGCTCGAAAATTCGGTAACATCTGTGATATGATATTGGACTCTGTTATATCTTCTTCATATATTTTTACGCTAAATACACATTTTTGCTCGTATACTTACcctttttcttcatttaaaCACttgaatttttcgttatttcaattatatttttaaactatgcaatttcgaatcaatttgatcGTCTACTTTGACTCTTTCTTTTATGtagatatttgaattttttgttgttttgattacacATTTGAATTAtgcattttcgagtcaatttaactcatttttAAGAGTAATATTCTGTGTGATTGGTGTATTTAACACTTGTATTGATTGGATACGcaacaaaatatacaaatatagaAGTGTTAAATTAAATGTCACTTCAAAGtatccaaataatatatattttttgaattttctctaattttttattggtattttaatgttttattcttaaattatatctgaaaaaattagtattatataattatttatttaatttataagtttgcaaaacatatttaaaaaaatgatttatagaaaaatgatatttggacATTTTAAAGTAACATTTAATGTAACACTTTTgtatttgtgtattttgttgAGTGTTTAATTAGGATAAGTGTTAGATGCACTAATTACACATAATATTACTCTTGAAAAGaggttaaattgattcaaaaatgcataatttaagggtataattaaaataacgaaaagtttgagtgtatatgaaaaaatgtcaaagtataagagttaaattaattcaacCTTAAATAGTTCaagagtgtaattgaaataacgaaaagtttgaGAAAAGTttgtgtttaaataaaaaaaatatgcaaaGCACATgggcaaaaatatatatttgacctATTTTTGAACATGGTTTACACGTATGTTTAACCACCCTGGCTgcaaaaatttagaatttcttGTCATTTGCAGGGAAGAGGCAGGCGAGTTGTGCCGAACactggaggaggaggaggagtcgtCGCGGACAGCCTCGGAAATGGC from Diospyros lotus cultivar Yz01 unplaced genomic scaffold, ASM1463336v1 tig00010963_1, whole genome shotgun sequence includes:
- the LOC127793486 gene encoding histidine biosynthesis bifunctional protein hisIE, chloroplastic-like isoform X2; amino-acid sequence: MHNQQSEQVWWTHSSLSTCCPYIRKKKDRDQLSKASSCVVAVTSAAVMYSNSLQTVDVYWGGYCLSSRSLNKSLKKNAPNFVSACKRELHQDLSSASSEVDNLLDTVKWDDKGLAVAIAQNIDSGAILMQGFANRHALARTIFSRKATFYSRSRSTLWTKGETSKNFINVHDIFLDCDRDSIIYLGMPDGPTCHTGAETCYYTSAFDFLKNSEAKESRLALTTLFSLESVISKRKAELSGQENEKPSWTKRLLTDDKLLCSKIREEAGELCRTLEEEEESSRTASEMADVLYHAMVLLSRRGVKAEEVLQVLRNRFSQSGIEEKRSR
- the LOC127793486 gene encoding histidine biosynthesis bifunctional protein hisIE, chloroplastic-like isoform X3, whose protein sequence is MYSNSLQTVDVYWGGYCLSSRSLNKSLKKNAPNFVSACKRELHQDLSSASSEVDNLLDTVKWDDKGLAVAIAQNIDSGAILMQGFANRHALARTIFSRKATFYSRSRSTLWTKGETSKNFINVHDIFLDCDRDSIIYLGMPDGPTCHTGAETCYYTSAFDFLKNSEAKESRLALTTLFSLESVISKRKAELSGQENEKPSWTKRLLTDDKLLCSKIREEAGELCRTLEEEEESSRTASEMADVLYHAMVLLSRRGVKAEEVLQVLRNRFSQSGIEEKRSR